One Brassica napus cultivar Da-Ae chromosome C2, Da-Ae, whole genome shotgun sequence DNA window includes the following coding sequences:
- the LOC106378406 gene encoding uncharacterized protein LOC106378406, protein MSKIANLDFSALKSNGDNYLEWALDAKIMLRSKDLGDTITKDNNSSDKDKYRAIYMIRHHLQENLKTQYMTMENPYDLWIALQRRYDHQKTVLLPKAQYDWKHIRFLDYKSVDEYNSVLFRIVSLLRLCGEKVTEEEMLNKTLSTFPQTNMVLQQQYRERNFATYTELIECLLLAEANNELLLKNSEMRPPGTAPLPDISKLAIEPKKESNLVQHNDHPGPNRGRSQGRGRGSFKAHGRGRGRGTTPGFSRGRGRGRSVSFKPQIKADRCHRCGMGNHWAKNCRTPKHLCELYMESLKRNPEANMVRDPGYDGDDDDDLEDVQDHQHESDKVDHMEFETSDILK, encoded by the coding sequence atGTCAAAGATTGCGAATCTTGATTTCAGTGCTTTGAAAAGCAATGGTGACAACTACCTGGAATGGGCGCTTGATGCAAAGATCATGCTGCGATCAAAAGATCTTGGTGACACAATCACCAAAGACAACAATTCCAGTGACAAAGACAAGTATAGAGCTATCTACATGATACGCCACCATCTCCAAGAGAACTTGAAAACTCAGTACATGACCATGGAAAATCCATATGACCTTTGGATCGCTTTACAGCGAAGATATgaccaccagaaaacggtgttgcttccaaaggctcaATATGATTGGAAACACATAAGGTTCTTGGACTACAAATCAGTAGACGAGTACAACTCAGTCCTGTTCAGAATTGTGTCCTTGTTAAGGTTATGTGGTGAAAAAGTAACCGAGGAAGAGATGCTTAATAAAACTCTCTCCACGTTTCCTCAAACCAACATGGTATTGCAACAGCAGTACAGAGAGAGGAATTTCGCCACATATACTGAGTTGATAGAATGTCTCTTGTTGGCTGAAGCTAACAACGAACTGTTATTgaaaaacagtgagatgagacctcctGGTACAGCTCCATTACCCGACATCTCTAAGCTGGCTATAGAGCCAAAGAAAGAGAGTAACCTTGTCCAACACAATGACCATCCCGGTCCAAACCGTGGAAGAAGTCAAGGACGAGGTCGTGGTTCTTTTAAAGCACACGGGCGAGGACGTGGTCGCGGTACCACACCCGGCTTTAGCCGTGGTCGTGGCCGAGGCCGTAGTGTGTCTTTTAAACCACAGATCAAAGCTGATCGATGCCACAGATGTGGTATGGGTAATCATTGGGCAAAGAATTGCCGAACTCCTAAGCATTTGTGTGAGCTTTACATGGAGAGCTTAAAAAGAAACCCGGAAGCTAACATGGTTCGAGACCCGGGatatgatggtgatgatgatgacgacttGGAAGACGTCCAGGATCACCAGCACGAGTCAGACAAAGTTGATCACATGGAGTTTGAAACTTCAGACATACTGAAATAA
- the LOC106381772 gene encoding F-box protein At5g46170-like, whose protein sequence is MAVIPGSDPPSRIHPEPQPLEQIDHFDRLPDSILLLVLNRIADVKSLGRCCAVSRRFHSLVPQVENVVVRVDCVISDDDNSSLSSVKPPSAASSSFSAVFSLVVGGIVKPLQALGQLLGTNRSSSASSLFMNGEIEQGGVTHHSPTQVLRNFDEIRFLRIELPSGELGIDEGVLLKWRAEFGSTLDNCVILGASSVIQPSPMEISHTLQAPDASEDNGSIPESFYTNGGLKLRVVWTISSLIAASARHYLLQPIISEHKTLKSLVLTDSDGQGVLCMNKDQLEELRVKPLSASSASKRTLVPALNMRLWYAPSLELPDGTVLKGATLVAIRPSESKKDVSDANWVSSAFEEPYETAAKMLVKRRTYCLEMNSF, encoded by the coding sequence ATGGCCGTCATCCCCGGATCAGATCCACCTTCACGAATCCACCCCGAACCCCAACCCCTAGAACAAATCGACCACTTCGATCGGCTCCCAGACTCGATCCTCCTCCTCGTCCTCAACAGAATCGCCGACGTCAAATCCCTCGGCCGATGCTGCGCCGTCTCCCGCAGATTCCACTCCCTCGTTCCCCAGGTCGAAAACGTCGTCGTCCGCGTCGATTGCGTCATCTCCGACGACGATAACTCCTCCCTATCCTCGGTTAAACCCCCCTCCGCCGCGTCCTCGTCTTTCTCCGCCGTATTTAGCCTCGTCGTCGGCGGCATTGTCAAGCCGTTGCAAGCCTTAGGTCAATTACTCGGCACGAATAGATCTTCTTCCGCGTCTTCTCTGTTTATGAATGGAGAGATCGAACAAGGAGGCGTCACGCACCATTCTCCTACGCAGGTTTTGAGAAACTTCGATGAGATTCGTTTCTTGCGGATCGAGCTACCTAGCGGCGAGCTCGGTATAGACGAAGGAGTCTTGTTGAAATGGAGAGCTGAGTTTGGCTCAACGTTAGATAACTGCGTGATCCTCGGCGCATCCTCAGTGATTCAACCCAGTCCAATGGAAATTTCTCATACGCTTCAAGCTCCCGACGCCTCCGAGGATAACGGGAGTATACCGGAATCGTTTTACACTAACGGAGGTCTAAAGCTCCGTGTTGTATGGACAATCAGCTCATTGATTGCCGCATCAGCACGACACTACTTGCTACAGCCTATAATCTCAGAGCACAAGACGCTGAAGAGTTTAGTGCTCACTGATTCAGATGGGCAAGGTGTGCTTTGTATGAACAAGGATCAGCTTGAAGAGCTTAGGGTGAAACCGTTGTCAGCTTCGTCGGCTTCGAAGAGGACCCTTGTGCCTGCCTTGAACATGAGACTATGGTATGCTCCGAGTTTGGAGTTGCCTGATGGAACTGTGTTGAAAGGTGCGACTTTAGTGGCGATAAGGCCTAGTGAGTCGAAGAAGGATGTGTCTGATGCGAATTGGGTGTCTTCGGCTTTTGAGGAGCCTTACGAGACAGCTGCTAAGATGCTTGTTAAGAGAAGGACGTACTGTCTAGAAATGAACTCCTTCTAG